A genomic segment from Flavobacterium sp. 9R encodes:
- a CDS encoding DUF5723 family protein — protein MRKITTYVLLFLGSVLLAQNKAVLYNFTAIPQSLSLNPGADVTYRWYTGVPLLSGISANIGSTGFSAYDLFADDGVNFNTKLRNVIFSTSRNDKVSLNQQLEVFQGGFKVGDWNNTAYISFGMYQEFDVLSYVPKDLAILALDGNQNYLGKYFNLSDLNARAEMLSVFHVGYNKRENEKLIWGVRGKIYSSIFDARSTKNSGYLYTIPSNGNTMYEQVISADMLLNTSGIAKYDDKDDDSDVAKDIQKRALLGGNLGLGFDAGITYYPKKDIQITASILDVGFIRHTKEVESYTAKGIYNYQGILPDFFSGTGGNNVTEEFDKAFPRDTLYGSYTSWRPVKFNASAQYSFGQTEEESCNCKSSDATAKYNNSVGLQYFAMSTPRLPMMALTAFYRKKIFTGLEAKATYTVDSFSSKNIGLGLSTQIGPVNFYLMADNLLELRDVAMAQSASFQLGLNLIFAEKKEGEY, from the coding sequence ATGAGAAAAATTACTACTTATGTGCTACTTTTTTTAGGAAGTGTACTTTTGGCTCAAAATAAAGCCGTTTTGTATAATTTTACGGCAATTCCTCAATCTTTATCTTTAAACCCAGGGGCTGATGTAACCTATCGATGGTACACTGGTGTTCCTTTGTTATCTGGAATTTCTGCGAATATTGGTTCGACTGGTTTTTCTGCTTATGACTTATTTGCAGATGATGGTGTGAATTTTAATACCAAATTACGTAATGTTATTTTTTCTACTTCAAGAAATGACAAAGTAAGTTTGAATCAGCAATTGGAAGTTTTTCAGGGAGGATTTAAAGTAGGGGATTGGAATAACACCGCGTATATTTCTTTTGGAATGTATCAAGAATTTGATGTATTGAGTTATGTTCCGAAGGATTTAGCAATTTTAGCTTTAGACGGAAATCAAAATTACCTAGGAAAATATTTTAATCTAAGTGATTTGAATGCTCGTGCCGAAATGTTGAGTGTTTTTCACGTAGGCTACAATAAGCGGGAAAATGAGAAATTGATTTGGGGTGTGAGAGGAAAGATTTATTCCAGTATTTTCGATGCACGCTCCACCAAAAATTCAGGCTATTTGTACACTATTCCTTCAAATGGAAACACTATGTATGAACAAGTAATCTCGGCAGATATGTTGTTAAATACCTCTGGAATTGCAAAATATGATGACAAAGATGACGACTCGGATGTTGCTAAAGATATACAAAAAAGAGCGCTTTTAGGTGGAAATCTAGGTTTGGGTTTTGATGCTGGAATCACCTATTATCCCAAAAAAGACATTCAAATTACCGCTAGTATTCTTGATGTAGGTTTTATTCGTCATACAAAAGAAGTAGAAAGCTACACTGCTAAAGGCATCTATAACTATCAAGGAATTCTTCCTGATTTTTTCTCTGGTACTGGTGGTAATAATGTTACTGAAGAATTTGACAAAGCGTTTCCAAGAGACACGCTTTACGGAAGTTACACATCTTGGAGACCGGTTAAATTTAATGCTTCTGCACAATATTCTTTCGGGCAAACTGAAGAAGAAAGTTGTAATTGTAAATCCAGTGATGCAACAGCAAAGTACAATAATTCCGTTGGATTACAATATTTTGCTATGTCTACACCAAGACTTCCAATGATGGCTTTGACGGCTTTTTATAGAAAGAAAATTTTTACTGGTTTAGAAGCCAAAGCCACGTATACTGTAGATTCTTTTTCGAGTAAGAATATTGGTTTGGGTTTGTCAACACAAATAGGTCCTGTCAATTTTTATTTGATGGCAGATAATTTGTTAGAACTTAGAGATGTTGCCATGGCGCAAAGTGCCTCTTTTCAATTAGGACTTAATCTTATTTTTGCGGAGAAAAAAGAGGGAGAATATTAA
- a CDS encoding cation-translocating P-type ATPase, producing the protein MSESNTTSIQGLSSEEVIASRTKNGANSTEHQQKNNFLHSLFELIKEPMFLLLLTASSVYFITADYNNGIFMLLAIILVVSISLYQESKSRNAIEALSKLTQPKSKVIRNGIVVEIPSEEIVLGDFIQTEEGTFVPADGIIIQSNDFSVNESILTGESLSVSKNEQSENKQVYQGTIVASGLAICQVTAIGSQTQLGKIGKSLNSIAEEKTPLQIQISNFVTYISLIGLVAFIIVWGINYWNSKLILDSLLKALTLAMSIIPEEIPVAFTTFMALGAWRLLRMGIIVKQTKTVETLGSATVICTDKTGTITENKMSLAEWFTLDATTVTASHTNLNSKEQELIKAAMWASEPIPFDAMEIALHEAYINSTAKDERPLYKMIHEYPLSGKPPMMTHLFKNKEGVRIIAAKGAPEAIITRSKLLESEKEKINTAFLAMTKKGFRVLGVGTADFNGTNFPKTQQEFELDFKGLVAFYDPPKKNIKAVLETFYKAGIAVKIITGDNAETTSTIAQQIGFKNPEKILNGDELMTISPATLKEKVMETTIFTRMFPEAKLKIIQALKDNNQIVAMTGDGVNDGPALKSAHIGIAMGKKGTEIAKQAANLILVDDDFSKMTDAIAMGRKIYMNLKKAIRYIISIHIPIILIVLIPLALGWMYPNIFSPVHIIFLEMIMGPTCSIIYENEPMEDNLMTQKPRPLSTTFFSWREITISLIQGLWITAGLLFIYQFAIANQYNESSTRTMVFLTLILSNVFLTLANRSFYYSVLTTWKYKNNLVVLIIGITLFITALLLFIPPLSKFFLFEKITLLQIGWCTLVAVIAVFWIEIYKFFKRRKS; encoded by the coding sequence ATGTCTGAATCCAATACTACCTCTATCCAAGGGCTTTCTTCAGAAGAAGTTATTGCCTCTAGAACAAAAAACGGTGCCAATTCAACCGAACATCAACAAAAAAACAACTTTTTGCACTCGCTCTTCGAATTGATAAAGGAGCCGATGTTTTTATTACTACTCACGGCTTCCAGTGTTTATTTCATAACTGCGGATTACAATAATGGCATTTTTATGCTTTTGGCTATTATTTTGGTCGTATCAATTTCCTTGTACCAGGAATCGAAAAGTAGAAATGCCATCGAAGCATTATCTAAATTAACACAACCCAAAAGCAAAGTCATTCGAAATGGAATTGTTGTTGAGATTCCGAGTGAAGAAATTGTTTTGGGCGACTTTATACAAACAGAAGAAGGAACTTTTGTTCCCGCTGACGGAATTATCATCCAATCCAATGACTTTTCGGTTAATGAATCCATATTAACTGGCGAATCTTTATCGGTTTCAAAAAATGAACAATCCGAAAACAAACAAGTGTATCAAGGAACTATAGTCGCAAGCGGATTAGCTATTTGCCAAGTTACCGCCATTGGAAGTCAAACGCAATTGGGAAAAATTGGGAAAAGCCTAAACAGCATCGCCGAAGAAAAAACACCATTACAAATTCAAATCAGCAATTTTGTCACTTATATTTCTTTGATTGGTTTGGTTGCTTTTATAATTGTCTGGGGAATCAACTATTGGAATTCTAAACTAATTTTAGACAGCTTACTTAAAGCATTAACCCTCGCTATGAGTATTATCCCCGAAGAAATCCCAGTAGCTTTTACCACTTTTATGGCACTTGGTGCTTGGCGATTACTTCGAATGGGAATTATTGTAAAGCAGACTAAAACAGTAGAAACTTTAGGAAGTGCCACCGTAATTTGTACCGACAAAACAGGCACCATCACCGAAAACAAAATGAGTCTTGCGGAATGGTTCACTCTTGATGCCACAACGGTTACGGCAAGCCATACCAATTTAAACTCTAAAGAACAAGAACTTATCAAGGCTGCAATGTGGGCGAGCGAGCCCATCCCTTTTGATGCTATGGAAATAGCATTGCATGAAGCCTACATAAACTCCACAGCAAAAGACGAGCGTCCTCTCTATAAAATGATTCACGAATATCCTTTGAGTGGAAAACCACCCATGATGACACATTTATTCAAAAACAAAGAAGGAGTGCGAATTATTGCAGCCAAGGGAGCTCCAGAGGCTATAATTACCCGTTCAAAACTATTGGAATCTGAAAAAGAAAAAATCAACACGGCTTTTCTTGCCATGACCAAAAAAGGATTTCGAGTATTGGGTGTTGGGACAGCTGATTTTAACGGAACCAATTTTCCTAAAACACAACAAGAATTTGAACTAGATTTCAAAGGGCTAGTTGCTTTTTATGACCCTCCAAAAAAGAACATCAAAGCTGTTTTAGAAACTTTTTATAAAGCTGGAATTGCCGTAAAAATAATTACAGGCGACAATGCCGAAACAACCTCTACGATTGCTCAACAAATTGGTTTTAAAAACCCTGAAAAAATACTAAATGGAGACGAATTAATGACCATAAGTCCCGCTACATTGAAAGAGAAAGTAATGGAAACTACTATTTTTACTAGAATGTTTCCAGAGGCAAAACTCAAAATAATTCAGGCGCTAAAAGACAATAATCAAATTGTAGCTATGACCGGAGATGGTGTAAACGACGGGCCTGCGCTAAAATCAGCACACATCGGAATTGCTATGGGCAAAAAAGGGACAGAAATTGCCAAACAAGCCGCGAATTTAATTTTGGTTGACGATGATTTTTCAAAAATGACAGATGCCATTGCAATGGGAAGAAAAATCTATATGAATCTCAAAAAAGCCATTCGATACATTATCTCTATCCATATTCCCATCATTTTAATCGTGCTTATTCCATTAGCTTTGGGATGGATGTATCCCAACATATTTTCACCGGTCCACATCATTTTCTTAGAAATGATTATGGGCCCAACCTGCTCTATCATTTATGAAAATGAACCAATGGAAGACAATCTGATGACACAAAAACCAAGACCACTGAGTACCACTTTTTTCAGTTGGAGAGAAATCACAATTAGTCTAATTCAAGGACTTTGGATTACCGCAGGATTGTTGTTTATTTACCAATTTGCCATAGCCAATCAGTATAATGAAAGTAGTACCCGAACTATGGTATTTTTAACCTTGATTCTGTCGAATGTGTTCTTGACTTTAGCCAATCGCTCCTTTTATTATTCTGTTTTAACCACTTGGAAATACAAGAATAATCTTGTAGTGCTCATCATCGGAATCACACTTTTCATTACAGCATTGCTGCTTTTTATTCCACCATTATCTAAATTTTTCTTATTCGAAAAAATCACTTTACTTCAAATTGGATGGTGTACTCTGGTAGCTGTAATTGCAGTCTTTTGGATTGAAATTTATAAATTTTTCAAAAGAAGAAAAAGCTAA
- the guaB gene encoding IMP dehydrogenase: MKAHNSKIIGEGLTYDDVLLVPNYSSVLPREVSIQSKFSRNITLNVPIVSAAMDTVTESAMAIAMAQEGGIGVLHKNMTIEQQAAKVRKVKRAESGMIIDPVTLPLTSTVADAKMAMKEYGIGGIPIVDENKILKGIVTNRDLRFEKNTSRAIVEVMTKDNLITVAEGTSLEQAEVVLQGHKIEKLPVVNDKYELVGLITFRDITKLTQKPIANKDVYGRLRVAAAIGVTGDAVQRAEALVHAGVDAIIIDTAHGHTQGVVNVLKEVKSKFPQIDVIVGNIATPEAAQYLVESGADGVKVGIGPGSICTTRIVAGVGFPQFSAVLEVAAAIKGSGVPVIADGGIRYTGDIPKAIAAGADCVMLGSLLAGTKESPGETIIFEGRKFKSYRGMGSVEAMQEGSKDRYFQDVEDDVKKLVPEGIVGRVPYKGELNESMQQFIGGLRAGMGYCGAKDIPTLKETGRFVRITASGINESHPHNVTITKEAPNYSR, translated from the coding sequence ATGAAAGCACACAATTCCAAGATTATCGGCGAAGGTTTAACTTACGATGATGTATTATTAGTTCCAAATTACTCTAGCGTTCTTCCTCGCGAAGTGAGTATTCAATCAAAATTTTCAAGAAACATAACTTTAAATGTACCTATTGTATCTGCAGCTATGGATACAGTGACTGAAAGCGCTATGGCTATTGCTATGGCTCAAGAAGGAGGTATTGGAGTGTTGCACAAAAACATGACGATTGAGCAACAAGCAGCCAAAGTAAGAAAAGTAAAAAGAGCTGAGTCAGGAATGATTATCGATCCTGTTACTTTGCCTTTGACTTCTACGGTTGCCGATGCTAAAATGGCAATGAAAGAATATGGTATTGGAGGTATTCCAATTGTTGATGAAAACAAAATATTAAAAGGAATTGTTACCAACAGAGATTTGCGTTTTGAGAAAAATACATCAAGAGCTATCGTTGAGGTAATGACTAAAGATAATTTGATTACGGTTGCAGAAGGAACTTCTTTAGAACAAGCTGAAGTGGTTTTGCAAGGTCATAAAATCGAGAAATTACCTGTAGTAAATGATAAATACGAATTGGTTGGTTTGATTACCTTTAGAGATATTACTAAATTGACTCAAAAACCAATTGCCAATAAAGATGTTTATGGTCGTTTACGAGTAGCAGCAGCCATTGGTGTTACAGGCGATGCAGTTCAAAGAGCTGAGGCTTTAGTTCACGCAGGAGTAGACGCTATTATTATCGATACAGCTCACGGTCATACCCAAGGAGTGGTTAATGTATTAAAAGAAGTAAAATCTAAATTCCCACAAATTGATGTTATTGTTGGTAATATTGCAACACCAGAAGCAGCACAGTACTTGGTTGAAAGTGGAGCTGATGGGGTAAAAGTAGGAATTGGTCCAGGGTCAATTTGTACGACTCGTATTGTAGCGGGTGTAGGTTTTCCTCAGTTTTCTGCAGTGCTTGAAGTTGCTGCCGCTATTAAAGGTTCTGGTGTACCAGTTATTGCAGATGGTGGAATTCGTTATACAGGTGATATTCCTAAAGCAATTGCAGCTGGAGCTGACTGTGTAATGTTAGGGTCATTATTGGCTGGAACAAAAGAATCACCAGGAGAGACTATTATTTTTGAAGGAAGAAAATTCAAGTCTTACAGAGGAATGGGTTCTGTTGAAGCCATGCAAGAAGGATCGAAAGATCGTTATTTCCAAGATGTAGAAGACGATGTTAAGAAATTGGTACCAGAAGGAATTGTTGGACGTGTACCTTACAAAGGAGAGTTGAACGAAAGTATGCAACAATTCATCGGTGGACTTCGTGCTGGTATGGGGTATTGCGGAGCAAAAGACATTCCAACTTTAAAAGAAACAGGTCGTTTTGTTAGAATCACAGCAAGTGGAATTAACGAAAGCCATCCACATAACGTAACGATTACTAAAGAAGCACCTAATTATTCTAGGTAG
- a CDS encoding cation:proton antiporter has product MSAVAEASTHLEPLITDLGLILMTAGIAVLLFKKLKQPLVLGYLIAGFLAGNNFDFFPTIRDTKSVEVWAEIGIIFLLFSLGLEFSFKKLIKVGGTASITAITQISFMIFLGYFVGQLLDWSKMDSLFLGVILSISSTTIILKSFDELGIKVQRFVGNVIGALIVQDIIAILLMVLLSTIAVSENFSGGELIQSILKLVFFLVLWFLSGIFIIPTVLKKAKHLLTDEMLLIISIALCLLMVILAANVGFSPALGAFIMGSIIAETTQAEHIEHLVKPVKDLFGAVFFVSVGMLIDPHTLVEHAIPVLILSLVTIFGQSISSTIGCLLSGQPLKESVQTGMSLSQIGEFSFIIATLGITLQVTSSFLYPIVVAVSAMTTFSTPYMIKFSGPFSDFLSRKLPRKWLKRIERYSASTQAIKTVNNWKTVINAYLTQVVIHSIIIVAVILLSSRFILPLVKEYPFGAAIGALITLFFLAPFLWALSLRRVAVAEVSILLEERKSRGPMAMLFLFRILIAIVYIGLLLNIFFSPKTALVAFVVAIILYFLFQKRLNHQYHKIENHFLSNLNDREISKAKRSRSDLSPWDGHMAVFDIAAESNIAGETLKKLQLREQLGINIASIKRGEITIHIPDANERIFPGDEVFVIGNDAQVQEFKKYLDQHEIEATPEIREPDIVLRQIELKNHAFIGKSIKESKLREKTKGLVVGIEKRGQRFMNPESNVLLEKDDILWIVGDKKLLADLVHE; this is encoded by the coding sequence ATGAGTGCAGTTGCAGAAGCATCAACCCATCTTGAACCACTAATTACTGATTTGGGGTTAATACTTATGACGGCAGGAATTGCTGTATTACTGTTCAAAAAATTAAAGCAACCTTTGGTTTTAGGGTATTTGATAGCTGGATTTTTGGCTGGGAATAATTTTGACTTTTTTCCAACCATTCGCGATACTAAAAGTGTTGAAGTTTGGGCTGAGATTGGCATCATCTTTTTACTTTTCAGTTTGGGTTTAGAATTCAGTTTTAAAAAACTAATCAAAGTAGGCGGAACAGCATCAATTACTGCTATAACACAAATTAGCTTTATGATTTTTTTGGGCTATTTTGTGGGACAATTGTTAGATTGGTCCAAAATGGATAGCCTTTTTTTAGGCGTAATTCTATCCATTTCATCAACAACAATTATTTTGAAAAGTTTTGATGAATTAGGTATTAAAGTGCAACGATTTGTAGGCAATGTAATTGGTGCGTTAATCGTACAGGATATTATTGCCATTCTATTAATGGTTCTTTTGTCTACTATAGCCGTTAGTGAAAATTTCTCGGGCGGCGAGTTGATTCAATCGATTTTGAAATTGGTTTTCTTTTTAGTGCTTTGGTTTTTGAGTGGGATTTTTATCATTCCAACGGTATTAAAAAAAGCCAAGCATTTATTAACCGATGAAATGTTGCTCATCATATCTATAGCCCTTTGCTTGTTAATGGTAATTTTGGCTGCCAATGTTGGTTTCTCTCCCGCTCTTGGTGCCTTTATTATGGGCTCTATCATTGCAGAAACCACTCAAGCCGAACATATTGAACATTTAGTAAAGCCCGTAAAAGATTTATTTGGTGCAGTTTTTTTTGTTTCTGTAGGAATGTTGATAGACCCGCATACACTAGTAGAACACGCAATTCCAGTTCTAATTTTATCCCTAGTTACTATATTTGGTCAATCTATTAGTTCAACCATTGGATGTCTTCTCTCTGGTCAGCCACTTAAGGAATCCGTACAAACAGGAATGAGTTTATCACAAATTGGAGAGTTTTCATTTATCATTGCTACTTTAGGAATTACGCTCCAAGTGACTAGTTCATTCCTTTATCCAATAGTTGTTGCCGTTTCTGCGATGACTACTTTTAGTACGCCCTATATGATTAAATTTTCAGGACCTTTTTCTGATTTTTTAAGTAGAAAACTACCCAGAAAATGGCTTAAAAGAATTGAACGTTATAGCGCAAGTACCCAAGCTATCAAAACAGTTAACAATTGGAAAACTGTCATTAATGCTTACTTGACACAGGTTGTTATTCACTCTATAATAATTGTTGCCGTTATTTTACTTTCGTCAAGATTCATTCTGCCATTAGTAAAAGAATATCCTTTTGGAGCAGCTATAGGAGCTTTAATTACATTGTTTTTTTTAGCACCATTTCTTTGGGCATTATCGTTAAGAAGAGTTGCGGTTGCCGAGGTTAGTATTCTTTTGGAAGAGAGAAAATCTAGAGGCCCAATGGCCATGTTGTTCTTGTTTAGAATACTAATAGCAATTGTTTATATTGGATTGTTATTGAATATCTTCTTTTCTCCAAAAACAGCTTTAGTTGCTTTTGTAGTGGCGATTATTCTTTACTTTTTGTTCCAAAAAAGATTAAACCATCAGTACCATAAAATAGAGAATCATTTTTTATCCAATTTAAATGATAGAGAAATTAGCAAAGCTAAAAGAAGTCGCAGTGATTTATCGCCTTGGGACGGTCACATGGCGGTTTTTGATATTGCAGCCGAATCGAATATTGCTGGTGAGACTTTAAAAAAATTACAACTAAGAGAACAACTGGGAATTAATATTGCTTCTATCAAAAGAGGGGAAATTACCATTCATATTCCAGACGCGAATGAGCGTATTTTTCCTGGAGATGAAGTATTCGTGATAGGCAATGATGCACAGGTACAAGAATTCAAAAAATATTTGGACCAACACGAAATTGAAGCCACACCAGAAATCAGAGAACCAGATATTGTACTCCGACAAATCGAGTTAAAAAATCATGCCTTTATTGGAAAAAGCATCAAAGAGTCTAAACTTCGTGAAAAGACAAAAGGCCTCGTAGTGGGAATTGAAAAAAGAGGACAACGGTTCATGAATCCTGAATCGAACGTCTTGCTAGAAAAAGATGATATTTTGTGGATTGTGGGCGATAAGAAATTATTAGCTGATTTGGTGCATGAATAA
- the purB gene encoding adenylosuccinate lyase: protein MTTLNELNAISPIDGRYRNKTIALAPFFSEEALIKYRVLVEIEYFIALCEQPLPQLTGVNPSVFESLRNIYKNFSTEDALWIKETEKVTNHDVKAVEYFIKDAFEKLGLSAHKEFIHFGLTSQDINNTAIPLSTKEAFEKVYMPSLIGLIAKLKELSQEWAHVPMLARTHGQPASPTRLGKELGVFVERLEEQMRLLFNIPFAAKFGGATGNYNAHHVAYPQIDWRQFGKKFVEDILGLHHSFPTTQIEHYDHFAAFFDALKRINTIIIDLDRDIWTYVSMEYFKQKIKAGEIGSSAMPHKVNPIDFENSEGNLGIANAIFEHLSAKLPISRLQRDLTDSTVLRNIGVPMGHTLIAFEATLKGLNKLLLNESKFHEDLENNWAVVAEAIQTILRREAYPNPYEALKGLTRTNEAITKDSMHAFIATLEVSDAIKAELLQITPSNFIGI, encoded by the coding sequence ATGACTACTTTAAACGAATTAAATGCCATTTCTCCTATTGATGGAAGATATAGAAATAAAACAATTGCATTAGCGCCTTTTTTCTCAGAAGAAGCGTTGATTAAATACCGTGTTTTGGTTGAAATCGAGTATTTCATTGCCTTATGCGAACAACCTTTGCCACAATTGACTGGAGTAAACCCAAGTGTATTTGAGAGTTTACGCAACATCTACAAAAACTTTAGCACCGAAGATGCGCTTTGGATTAAGGAAACTGAAAAAGTTACCAATCACGACGTAAAAGCGGTAGAATACTTTATAAAAGACGCTTTTGAAAAATTGGGTCTATCGGCTCACAAAGAGTTTATTCATTTTGGATTGACTTCTCAGGACATCAACAATACGGCTATTCCGCTTTCGACAAAAGAAGCGTTTGAAAAAGTATATATGCCATCTTTGATTGGTTTAATTGCTAAATTGAAAGAGTTAAGTCAAGAATGGGCTCACGTTCCTATGTTGGCACGTACGCACGGACAGCCTGCCTCTCCTACTCGCTTAGGAAAAGAACTTGGGGTTTTCGTGGAGCGTTTAGAGGAGCAAATGCGTTTGTTGTTCAACATTCCTTTTGCGGCTAAATTTGGTGGTGCTACTGGAAATTACAATGCACATCACGTAGCGTATCCACAAATTGACTGGAGACAATTTGGTAAAAAATTCGTGGAAGATATTTTGGGATTACACCACTCTTTTCCAACGACTCAGATTGAACATTACGACCATTTTGCTGCATTTTTCGATGCTTTAAAAAGAATCAACACCATCATCATCGATTTGGACCGTGACATTTGGACGTATGTTTCGATGGAATATTTCAAACAAAAAATCAAAGCGGGCGAAATTGGTTCATCGGCTATGCCACATAAAGTAAACCCTATCGATTTTGAAAACTCCGAAGGAAATTTAGGTATTGCCAATGCGATTTTTGAGCATTTGTCAGCCAAATTACCGATTTCAAGACTACAACGCGATTTGACCGACAGTACGGTTTTGAGAAATATTGGTGTACCTATGGGTCATACACTTATTGCTTTTGAAGCGACTTTGAAAGGATTGAACAAATTGTTATTGAACGAAAGTAAATTCCACGAAGATTTAGAAAACAATTGGGCAGTAGTTGCAGAAGCTATTCAAACGATTTTACGTCGCGAAGCCTATCCAAATCCTTATGAAGCGTTAAAAGGTTTGACAAGAACGAACGAAGCAATCACTAAAGATTCTATGCATGCATTTATTGCTACGTTAGAAGTTTCCGATGCCATAAAAGCAGAATTACTTCAAATCACACCAAGTAATTTTATTGGGATTTAA
- a CDS encoding NAD-dependent deacylase — MKKKLVVLTGAGISAESGIKIFRDSDGLWEGHDVMEVATPEGWRKNPALVLDFYNQRRKQLLEVKPNLAHQVLVELEQDFEVNIVTQNVDDLHERAGSQNVLHLHGELLKVRSTRNESYVLDWSGDLQLGDCDTNGNQLRPHIVWFGEAVPALEAAIDLVEQADYIAIIGTSLQVYPAAGLTDFAPKNVPIFYIDPKATTISNLRNPLTCIAMKATEGILVLQQKLLELEKKTKS; from the coding sequence ATGAAAAAGAAATTAGTGGTATTAACAGGAGCTGGAATAAGTGCTGAAAGCGGCATAAAAATCTTTAGAGATAGCGATGGATTGTGGGAAGGGCACGATGTAATGGAGGTGGCAACGCCAGAAGGTTGGCGAAAAAATCCTGCATTGGTTTTGGATTTTTACAATCAAAGGAGGAAGCAATTATTGGAGGTCAAGCCGAATTTGGCGCATCAGGTTTTGGTGGAATTGGAACAGGATTTTGAGGTTAATATTGTTACACAAAACGTGGATGATTTGCATGAGCGTGCGGGAAGTCAGAACGTTTTACACTTGCATGGAGAGTTGCTAAAAGTACGAAGTACGCGAAATGAATCCTATGTTTTGGATTGGTCTGGCGATTTGCAACTGGGCGATTGTGATACGAACGGCAACCAATTGCGTCCGCATATTGTGTGGTTTGGTGAGGCGGTTCCTGCGCTAGAAGCCGCGATTGATTTGGTAGAACAAGCGGATTATATCGCGATTATTGGAACTTCGTTGCAAGTGTATCCTGCGGCAGGACTGACGGATTTTGCACCAAAAAATGTTCCTATTTTTTATATTGACCCAAAAGCGACTACAATTTCGAATTTGAGAAATCCTCTGACTTGTATTGCTATGAAGGCTACAGAAGGAATTCTTGTTTTGCAACAAAAGTTATTGGAATTAGAGAAAAAAACTAAGTCTTGA
- a CDS encoding RNA methyltransferase: protein MIDLDYLEYLEGFLTDNRKENFLKVLKNRTNHFTVVVEDVFQMHNASAVMRSCEVFGVQNMNVIEQRFGKRIDKQIAMGAQKWVDITPFDSVSNCIDTLKSKGYQIIATTPHTNDCDLEDFDFSKPSALCFGTEKEGLSEEIMQKADGFLKIPMVGFTESLNISVSAAIILQNLTNRLRNSDIPWQLTEAQILEKRLDWARKSIKDIKRIEARYFEEKGK, encoded by the coding sequence ATGATAGATTTGGATTACCTAGAATATTTAGAAGGATTTTTAACCGACAATAGAAAAGAAAATTTCTTAAAAGTACTTAAAAACAGAACCAATCACTTTACAGTGGTAGTCGAGGACGTGTTTCAAATGCACAATGCTAGTGCGGTAATGCGTAGTTGTGAAGTTTTTGGTGTACAAAATATGAATGTAATTGAGCAGCGTTTTGGTAAACGAATCGACAAACAAATCGCTATGGGCGCTCAAAAGTGGGTCGATATTACCCCGTTTGATTCGGTAAGCAATTGTATCGATACGCTAAAAAGTAAAGGCTATCAAATCATTGCCACCACACCTCATACCAATGATTGTGATTTGGAGGATTTTGATTTTTCTAAACCCAGCGCATTGTGTTTTGGTACCGAAAAAGAAGGTTTATCCGAAGAGATTATGCAAAAAGCCGATGGATTTCTCAAAATCCCTATGGTTGGTTTTACAGAAAGTTTGAATATTTCAGTATCCGCAGCAATTATTTTGCAAAATCTAACCAATCGTTTGCGCAATTCCGATATTCCTTGGCAATTAACCGAAGCCCAAATTCTCGAAAAACGACTCGATTGGGCACGAAAATCCATCAAAGACATCAAACGCATCGAGGCGCGTTATTTTGAGGAGAAAGGGAAATAA